ATTAATAGCTTGTGCTGACGAAACATTAATCGATCAGTTAGTAAAAGAAGGCGGAGATATTGAGAAATTACGAGATCTCCTTAATTTAAATGTTGATGTACGTTTAGCGAAATCCCGTGATCAATATTTATGTTTAAAACGTTTTGAAGAAGCAGAGAAAATTGAAACTGATGAGTGGATAGATGATATTGCTATTTCCTTACCAGAGAATGTTTATGGAAAAGGTTCTATTCAACCATATGGAGCAAGAAGTGATTATCCAGCAGTAAGCGATGAATCTTGGGATAAAGTAAATTATAATTCTCTTATGCAATGTGGTGTTTGCGAATTAAGAAATCGTTGTGGTCAAACGTTGCATCGAGCACATTATCGTAGCTCGACAGATTTAATTATCTGTTCTCAAGATTTTTTAATGGAACATTTAGCTACAAAAGAATCGCGTGAAAGAGAAGGGCATTTACCACTTCTTCCAGATGTATCGATGGTTGTTCTAGATGAAGGACATTTACTTGAATACGCTGCCCAAAAAGCGATGACTTATAAAGTTCAAAGTCATACAATCGTGAACCTATTAGATCGTTTAATGGTTGATGGAGTACGAGAAACGACATTATATGCAATGGAAAAACTACAGGATGATCATGATTTATTTTTTGATCAACTACGAGATGATGTTGTTCAATCAGAAGAAAGCCGAAAAAAAATAAACAAATCCAAGCAATTACTATCCTATGGAAAACAATTAGTTCAGGATGTTGAAAAGCTTCTAGAGGAGTTTGTTTTTGAATCAGAGCTATACATGATCCCAGAGTATGAGCTGAATATGGCAGAAGAGTTTTTAGAGCTTTATCAAGCGTCCATTAAAATTTTTATAGCGCAAGGAGATGCTGTTGATTGGTTAGAAGAAACCGATGGCGAAGAAACTTTAGTGATTATGCCAAGGCTGATAACAGAAGTTTTAGAGGAAAAGCTTTTCTCAAAAAAATTACCAATTATCTTCTCATCTGCAACACTCTCTG
Above is a genomic segment from Lysinibacillus sp. PLM2 containing:
- the dinG_2 gene encoding ATP-dependent helicase encodes the protein MRQSLPFLLTKDKSFFDSLSDWIGDVLYDELPEKGLECRDEQIFMAYQIEKALKEKTVLFAEAGVGTGKTIAYLLPAISYARYTGRPALIACADETLIDQLVKEGGDIEKLRDLLNLNVDVRLAKSRDQYLCLKRFEEAEKIETDEWIDDIAISLPENVYGKGSIQPYGARSDYPAVSDESWDKVNYNSLMQCGVCELRNRCGQTLHRAHYRSSTDLIICSQDFLMEHLATKESREREGHLPLLPDVSMVVLDEGHLLEYAAQKAMTYKVQSHTIVNLLDRLMVDGVRETTLYAMEKLQDDHDLFFDQLRDDVVQSEESRKKINKSKQLLSYGKQLVQDVEKLLEEFVFESELYMIPEYELNMAEEFLELYQASIKIFIAQGDAVDWLEETDGEETLVIMPRLITEVLEEKLFSKKLPIIFSSATLSVNKDFSYIAKSLGISNYMSFSVPSPFDYEEVMKIYVNEVNQSEKVKIVENLLKEKQKTLILFKSKHSMLKFKSDLSLMTRLSIAFEGDQELSSTVQQFQHGEVNTLCSYHLWEGLDLPEESLTRVVIFDLPFPPNDPLFDAKRSFAENPFEEVDLPFMLLRLQQGIGRLIRTSKDHGEIHLLLNQEEAKVKNQFINILPVKPE